A segment of the Microbacterium luteolum genome:
GGATGTTCCCCGGCGCCACGATCGCCTTCGACAACGACACCAAGCTCGCCGCGTTCGCCGAGATCGAGAACGGTGCGATCGGCGCCGACGAGACTGCCGTGCTGCTGCGCATCGGGAATCGGATCTCCGCCGCGTCGGTCGTCGAGGGAAGGGTGGCTCGAGGGGCGCACGGAGCTGCCGGTGAGATCGGCGCTCTACAACGGGTGGCCTGGCCACAGGCGCAGCAGCGCCTGTCCGCCCGAGCCGAGGACGGTCTGGAGCTCCTGTTCCGCCGGCACGGCGGCAGCGACGAGGCGATCGCCGAGTTCGCCGCCGGGATCGCCGACGGCCTGGGTGCGCTCGTGCTCGCCATCGACCCGCACGCGGTCGTCGTGAGCAGCAGCATTCCCGAGGCATCCGATCGACTCGCCGATGCCCTGCGCTCCGAACTCGCCGGACGGGCACTCTTCGTGCCCGAGCTCCGCACCTCGTCGCTTGGAGCAGCCGCCCCCTGCCTCGGCGCCCTGGCCGTCAGCAGCGTCTCGGCGCGAAAGCGGTTGTTCTCGCAAGAGTATTGACAATTACGTCAGAGTCCGGGTTAATTGTCCTCGCTGGTCGATGAGTGTTCTTCGCGACCAGATCCACGATCAGAGTCGATCCCGAGGAGCCCCCGTGACCCGCCGAAACCCTGCCCGTATCCGCACCCGCAGACTCGCCGCATCCACCATCATCGCGACGACCGTGGGCGCGCTGGTCCTGTCTGGACCAGCCGCCTGGGCGGCGGACACGCCACCGAACCCGGACTCGAAGCCGGGCTACACCCTGGACTTCGCCGAAGAGTTCTCCGGGACGACCCTGAACACCGACAAGTGGATGCCGAACTACCTGCCGCACTGGGTCCCCGCCGAAGACTTCGCAGACACCGCCGCGCGCTACACGATCTCCGACGGCACCATCAAGCTGCGCGTCGAGCAGAACCAGCCGCCGTGGAACCCGGATCAGGACGGAACGGTGGTCTCGTCGGCCATCCAGACCTACAACCAGAACAACTGGCACCCGTTCAACTCCTCGGCG
Coding sequences within it:
- a CDS encoding ROK family transcriptional regulator — protein: MTSPALGTDLAAMRRLNGQAVLTTLWDEGGPLTASRLAASTELSRTTVEAVLAELLDADLIRSEQLRPRGAGRPARGYRLAADRGVSVGIDIGPHGIAGIAGDLRGTVTAPHRRIEQDLSGGADAVTAITEIVEALLEESTASPRELAALTVGIPGIVDADGHPVKTTVVPDWLAVDIDAHLRRMFPGATIAFDNDTKLAAFAEIENGAIGADETAVLLRIGNRISAASVVEGRVARGAHGAAGEIGALQRVAWPQAQQRLSARAEDGLELLFRRHGGSDEAIAEFAAGIADGLGALVLAIDPHAVVVSSSIPEASDRLADALRSELAGRALFVPELRTSSLGAAAPCLGALAVSSVSARKRLFSQEY